The stretch of DNA attctaaATATAGCTAGATTAGATTCTAaatcatattatttattaattatctgattatttattttttatagtgtCCACAATTAGCTTTTTAGCTAAACACTTTTGAcacttaaataaagtttatgtatgtatgtatgtgttTAAAATGCATAGGGCTGATATGACATAGAGCAGAATCTGATCCGAGTAGGTTAAGATAACCTCTTGAATCTTATTGATTTGTTCGTTTGCTTTCGCGATCTGCTCTGTCAAACGAGAGTCATAGGTAAGGTATACCTTATCCAGTTCTTTAGCCACTGATTGGTTGATGACCATTTGTGATGGCACATCAAGTGATTTGTGATGGAGAACCAGAGTAAATCGATTCTGGAGGTGCCAATCTACGTACTGAAGTGTATGTGTGAACTCAGACCTAACTTTTCTTCCTTCGTTAAGAAGCGCGAACCGAGAATTGGTGGCCAAATTCCGATTGTCAAGTACCCCTGGAAAAGGGACGCGCCACTCCTACTATCCCACTGGGTGAAGGGTCAACTTTTTACTTTTCGCTATCCTATTTCATAGGAACGGCTAAAGTTACTTTGTCGACATAACTTGACACTACGGTCCTGAAAGACTACGGTCCTGAAAGACTACGGTCCTGAAAGAATACGGTCCTGAAAGACTACGGTCCTAAAAGACTACGGTCCTGAAAGACTACGGTCCTGAAAGACTCCGGTCCTGAAAGACTACGGTCCTGAAAGACTACGGTCCTAAAAGACTACGGTCCTTAAAGACTACGGTCCTGAAAGACTACGGTCCTGAAAGACTCCGGTCCTGAAAGACTACGGTCCTGAAAGACTCCCTTTTTGCGACTGGCTGATTTCTACCCAATTCTAATGCCATAAAAATCCTTATAatttatttcacatttatGATGCCAGTATCAAATGGCTTTGAGGGGCGAACGACGAAGTTTTCTTTCCGACAATAAACCTTGAATAACTATTAACTCGAAAAAATCAATTGTTCGATGTAGTTCGATCGTTATAATACCGAGGACGCAAAATGTTTAACGCGAAATCTAATAACTTTTCAACGCAAAGTTTAATAAAATCattaacgcgaaatgtaatacAAATGGACTACCCTATTACACGTTAATTTACAATGGAGTTGGAAGAGTTTTGTTGTGAACATTCCAAGCGTGAACAATTTACAACAACTAATAGAATCCTTTTCTCATTAACATATTTTGACAATTTAACATATTCGCCAAGCCCCATATTGGTGTTAAGTTGGCCTCAGGATAGCACCTAAAGAAGTTTGGTACAAGAGTGCCCTAGTTCTGTTGAATATTTCAGGACTACCATGAGGTGAGtgtgaaacaaaaaaagaacaaaaaacaaagccCATTTCCCAGCTCATGATTGCTCGTAAGGATCAAACATTAATATTTGTGAGTAGCCCGCTGTGCTTACTGCAGCAAGTCTCCCGTCCGACTGTCAACGCCATCATTCGCCTATCCTAAGTCATTGGTAATAATATCACAGAATGACATACGATTTGTGGAGTACAAAATAGTGGAAACACTATATCtatgtatttttaattattgtaTTACTTCTAGCTCGTTTAAGCAAATGCACAATGGATATACCGTAATCTTTACTGGACTAATGTTCCAGTTATTAGTACGTCTGAATGTAAGTTTATTGATCTATTTATTCCCTCTACTAAAGAAAGCTAATTTAGCTGTTTTTGGTGACGTGGACCATGTGATCTTTAAAGCCCACACTGTTTCACGTGTGCTGGTGTAAATTATGCATGGTTATGGCCCTGTACCCAAATAGGTGGAGCGAAAAACTTTCATCTGACAACCGAATATATTAAGTTCTTTATACCCAGAGACTTAATTCTACTGTAAAAATTCGAAACAAGATTTAAAACTAGATAATGTCCAAATAGCCAGCAGTGCAATGACGCTTTGAGTAAATAACTTCTTGGCAAACACCTTTGTATcgacaaagaaaaatattaaaaaccacaataaaagagcaaaaaatCAACACTTGCTTTCCCTATGCTGTTGTCTTTTTGCTAGATCAGTAGATGCTAGCCGTCTTTTTAATTCGAGCCCGAACCAAGGAGGACAAAGGGCAAACAACGAACCCCCTTTcccgaaacacgttaaaatggcatatttcgtcctttgaatatgttctgatgtcgaaaatattaattttaaaaattgctggaaaaaaatatccattcctttttttcccagccagtAATGGTTAGGCATTTTAGCACATAAATAGGAACAGATCGGTTGCGTGCCCTGAGAATTGATTGCGACACTGATTGTTTTTATTAGCAAAGagtctaaaaaaaattgcaagaTCTCTTCACGAATTGTACTGTGCAAGTTTGcctttttagaaaaaaagactGGACCATGTCgaaaaataaactaaagaTATAAATAATAAGTTGTTATTGTCTTTTAGGCAGTTTCTAAATTATCCGTTTTTGAATAGTGTTTGATTAGGTTTGTATTGTTCAAACGATTGCTTATTAGCTGTGTGCCTTGAGATCGCTACCAGGGTAACCCTTGTCTTTCCCAAGAACGttacattttttcttaaaagaaaCTTGGAGTCCCCAATTCATACCTCAacctttttcttaaaaaaatacaacaaaaatgCCATTTTAGAACAATTCACTATCATTCCCGTAAACGTAAGGTTGCGCAAACCAATTATAAGgttttgagataaagaaaaaatattgacaaagcaataaaaataatgttatTTGATCTGCGATTGATCTTCAACCAGATAAAAATGCACTATTTCCATAAGTATTCAACTTGGCTTTCTATTATTAGTGATAGAAAAATTACATCGAGTCTTGCGCATAAGATTCGGCGTAGTAATAACTGTAACAGACTACAGCAAAATAAGCTGAGAACTTGCGTGCATTCGTTAGTGGATAATTAACCTTAAAATAGAGCGATATATCCGGTCTTTCATCTGCGATAAGTTCACGGTCAGTACAAAAGCTTACGGGCAGAGGTCAAAGAAGTGTACAAGAATTTGTGCGTTTTGGGGGAAGTGTGCGCGAGTGTATGAGCGGGAAGTGTGCGAGAGTATATAAGCGGAAAGTGTGCACGAGTTTATGAGCTAGAAGTGTGCGCGAGTGTATGAGCGGGAAGTGTGCGCGAGTGTATGAGCGGGAAGTGTGCGCGAGTGTATAAGCGGGAAGTGTGCTCGAGTGTATGAGCGGAAAGTGTGCACGGGTGTATGAGCGGGAAGTGTGCGCGAGTGTATGAGCGGGAAGTGTGCGCGAGTTTATGAGCGAGAAGTGTGCGCGTGTATATGAGCGAGAAGTGTGCGCGTGTATATGAGCGAGAAGTGTGCGCGAGTGTATGAGCGGGAAGTGTGCGCGAGTGTATGAGCGGGTAGTGTGCGCGAGTGTATGAGTGGGAAGTGTGCGCGAGTGTATGAGCGGGAAGTGTGCGCGAGTTTATGAGCGAGAAGTGTGCGCGTGTATATGAGCGAGAAGTGTGCGCGAGTGTATGAGCGGGAAGTGTGCGCGAGTGTATGAGCGGGAAGTGTGCGCGAGTGTATGAGCGGAAAGTGTGCGCGAGTGTATGAGCGGGAAGTGTGCGCGAGTGTATGAGCGGGAAGTGTGCGCGAGTGTATGAGCGGCAATTGCGCGCGAGTCAAAAAGTGCGATGTTGAAATATATAGTACATTGATGATTTTTCCAACGTAGGTTGACGATCTGGTAGAGTTCTGCGCCATCGAAAGTCAACATGTTAGCCATTGTTCGCTGGCTGCCCGCGATCTCATGCAGTCTACTGCTGACCAGTATTGTCGTCTCATACTCGTGCGCCGTGGGTCTAGGTCAGGTTCACCCGCTGTTTCCCAAGATCAGTTTGACCGCCGCTTACGAGCCAGGTGGCTCTATATTCAGCCTCGTTCTTATACTTGATGTCATAGCAACACTGCTGTTGATATCCCTGTATCACTTACACGTCAGCACGATTGCTAGAGAAGAAGGATTGGTCGCATGGCGGGCGTTGAACAATGGTGCTCTTACTAGTGGTGTGCTTTTGCTATTTGGTGTGTCAGCGGTCGCTACTTTCCGCTATGCGTCACCTAAGGTAAGTTTCTTGTAAAACAGGCTGGTTCCTAGCaagcaggttagcgctaaGCCCGCGATAAGAACGGCTTGCCATTTGATCGGTTAAAAAGGACATTTACATATCCCTGGGTAAGCGCTAGCCTGCTTTCTGAGAACCCGACCCAGACCAATAACTCCAGTACGTACGCAAgcgagaatcagtcaaacaagCGCAAGTACAAGCACAAGAAAATCAACCAGTTGCGTTCTATTTTGCTTGCTATTGCATTCCAGTGAGAACTGGTAAAATTACTTTGCGCTTGTGTCTTAGTGAAAACGTTGTAAAATCACCAAAACAAGAAGATTGGGTTAAAAAATGTACCTTTTgacaaaaataaagacaattGATTGGGTATTCATCTGCATGCATCTATATTAAACACGGCTCTCTAATAACTCTCTCGGCTTGAATACGGCTCTCGAGTCAAGTGTTAATAGCTTCCAATcattattgtttgtttttgggTTTACAAAAATAGCTGAAGGTCCCCGTTTGTTTCTTAATCGACAGCACGCCGACCGAAGCCAGATTTTACACTATGTGGCAAGCAGCTTCATCTACATCGGCGGATTTCCGTGTTTGGTCTTCAATACCATCTTGACATACAAGATCGCCCATGTTGGACGCGCATCGAATGGAATATTTCTACTGCGCATGTTCATTACAGTCATCTATAGTATATCGTCACTAAGCTTTGTAGTTTTGCAGACGTTTTGTCATAACAAGTATAACAGACATGATAACGTGGGCTTTGAGTCGCACTGGAGGAAGGACGAGGATGGCTATGCGATCCATGTGGGAGGAGCTCTTCTTGAACTCGTCTCACTCTTAGCACTTGCGACTTACATCATCAGCTTTCACGGGGATTTCAAGACGTTCAAAGTCGATGTTAGCTATTATAGTTTGCTCAATGAACGAGATGAGGGCGACGATAAGGATCTTTAGCGAGTTCGTATAAGCCACACCTTTGTCATCGTTTCCCCAAATATCGGTAGACAAATTTTGgggaaaaaaaatctcaaaaaaACCACCTTAATATAAATTATCGTATTTCATTTCCCCAttcatttaaaaatatcgCGGCAGCTTCTCCAAATcagtaaatgaaaataaatgcttttcgctTTGTtatgatgacaaaatggcggctaacAGACACTTTATTAACCTTTGCGGAGCTAGGAAAGCTTTTGCAGGTGCGCTGTGTTGAAGAGTTTAACATAATTGCCGAGAACAAAAATTAACTTGCTTATATCTCTTGCTTATACAACTTCAGTGAAAGTCTAAGCGACCAGCTCCTGAGCAATCACAAATTCAAACCACCAACAaagttttttaaaatttgtttttttaaagaatgtccATCAACCACTCCCTATTGAAAATCCAGCTATTTATTCCCAAGAAAACCCCAAAATAACGACAGTTgtctgatacgttattgaTTAACGATATTTCATTGAATATGTCGTGGTTACTcgtttgaattagccgatggaaatggattctttgagtctcgttgagcgggagcataaaatggcggcgtgattggctcTCGTAAACTGCCAGATCTGTAACCATCACAATTTCAAGTCCCCAAGgatggtcgcttacgagagctttgCTTGTAGTACTACTCATATCACGGGCGGATGTAGCTTTTCGCTGGATCGTTAGGAGCTTGGGTCAGTGACatagggggaagggggcattattttttgttacatatggctttctggatACTTTCCTGCGTTCTTGCTTACATTTTaaccatttttatttattttctattttttatttcgttacgttattacattttatttCTACTTTTATTTACGTGTTTCATTTATTGTGGAGGATTGCGCTGACATGGACTAAATTAAGTATTTATCTTTTTGAATGATTTATTCATCCTTTTGaaacatttattattattttataataatttataaattTATTATTGTATTATCTTATGATTTTGCAATAATATGGAGCCATGTGCGTGGTAGAATTGTGTAATACTTTTCCCTGAGTAATGTTATTATTGAAATCATAACCGGAAGTGGGGAATCGCTCTGGCCTTGAACAAGCCCACACCAGGTGCGAATTCAGGAAGAATGGAATCAACTCGAGCCAAGCTCCCTTGGTAGGGGGGTTGACCTCGATAGAGCGACAGTGTGAATATTTGTAGTCCTCATTTACAAAATACTCAGTAAATAAGATTACCTGTGCAAACTgatataactagaaagactacagacaaatTGTacaaaaactagatggtctgcatTGTCATGGTGTAGACgagctataaatcaacacgaggttgaaaaagtatattgaacgcctctgtgaaacaaagTTGTTGCGCTTCACAAAAACCCCTAAGCTTGGTATTTACCTCAGAATCTCAAAGCGTTAGTTATTTGTCGAATTTCATGAACTAAAACATGGTTTAAGTCTTGAGTCTCGTTTTGATTAGCACATGCTACATGCTCAAATTAACATAATGAAGAACTAGGGCGCAAAAGTGTAATACATACTGGTAATGTTACATCCCCCTCTCTATAATGTTCAAGGAGCTTGGCGAACATCAACAATAATAAATTTCTATTAATATATAACGTGTGACCAGTGTTAATTTAAATATCCAGCATGTCTAGGATTTGTCCTGGATCTTGTGGTGTAACCAGTAGCTGCTGGACAAATCGCATGGGTTGCGGAatccagaatgtcgagcggtGTGGGAACATCAGGCGGTGGGACAGGAAGACTTTCAGCTGAAGCGAAGTGGTGGTGATACATTAGCTGAGACATTGTGCGGCGATACACTTCTTTGGTTTCCTTGTTTCACACTTTGTACGACCGCGGCTCTTTAGCAGGCTTGACTACTGTAGCCCCTTGCAATGTATTTGAGTGTGGTCGAACTTACGTACAGGCTGTCCAGGCTCAAATGGTGTCAGACTTGGTCCTGCAGTGCGGTTGTAATTCTGTTCCTGGGTTAACTGGCGTCTGTGGAGGTTTTCTTTCTGGTTAGGGAGGCCCCCTGTGGGGATGTTGCTCTGAATTTTCGGTTTGTCAGCAACTCTGCTGGTGGCCTTAGGCTAATGCTAAGGTAGGGATCTTCATTTTTCTCAACACATTTCTACTGTCTAGACCATTCGTTCAGCAAAGCCATTTGACTGTGCATAATGTGATGAGCAGAGGATATGCTCAAACTTATTTGAGCTTTACTGTGGTCCTCCATCTGACAACAGTTGTGCTGGGAAACCATGCTCTGAGAATATGCTCTTCAAGCGGTTGATAACAACAAGGGAGGTGGTGATTCCCACGGCACTCTTAACTTCCTTGTTATTGGGAACTTACTGTACTGGTCTGCTACAAGAAAGTACTTTTTCCCTTTGTAATCAAATAGGTCAGAGCTCACCTTCTGCAAGGGGTAACTCGAAGATGGCCTGTCCTCAAAAGAAGAGAGGATTGTCATACCACCTACCCTGTGACCCGAGATCTTTAATACCATACATAAGGGACATCTGGGCCAGGAAAAGTGGGTGgattttaaagtattttgGTGCTGAATTGGCGGCttgttgagttttttttttttttttttgggggggggactAGAAGTAGTGTGTTTGAAGTTTACCTATCGAATCTTTTCGGGGTTTCTGTGCAGGGgcaaactatcaaagcctattGTTTGATTATCAATTGGCGAGAGCCATGATAAGCAAAAGCCGTAAAACAACAATTAATTAATTGTCATCCTtaccaaatatttttttcgccATCGTATTCTCGGTATCAATCTTAGAAGGAGTTGGACAGCAGGTAGCAAGCAAAACATGGACGGGAAATCTGAAGTTGCTTCATCGTGTTTAACCCCAGGGGCCCTGCCATACATGTAGATTTCATTATTTCATAATCACGCTTTTCTCAAATTCAAAGACTATTCATTGATTTACACAAACACAGAAAGAACTATAGAAACTTCAAGCTCGTAAAATTgaataacttttatttattgatttgAACATACTTTGTAGCAGCAAACGGTCAAAACGATAGAAACAGAAACCTAGCACAGTCCCATTCAACAGCTAACACTCAAACGAGTATAAGACTTGTTTCGGCTGAATGTGGAAGTAACTTGTAATCTTGAGGTAAGTGCCGTGCTTATTACTAAATGTGGAAGTAACTAACGCTTTGTAATCTTGAGATAAGTTCCGTGCTTAGGGCTGAATGTGGAAGTAACTAACGATTTGTAATCTTGAGGAGCATCCCGCGCTTAGGGCTGAATTTGGAAGTAACTAAGGCTTTGTAATCTTGAGGTAAATGCCGTGACGTGGCTGGTTTTGTGATCCTGGTAGCTAAAGCCTTGAAGCTGGAGAGGAACCTGGAAtgagaaacaagaaaaatcacGTTACGAACAAGCAAAGTCCCGTCATTTCCATGGCTGAGTACTGCTCCTCTCTGGGCTTTGAACACCTGCTCTGTCGGAGTCCGACCCCAGTCATTTCAATAGCTGAGTACGCTATTCCCCTTTTGACATTTCTGGTTGCGGCTTACCACTGTTTCAGGACATCTCTCCAGACGGTAGTGCCTCAGAATGTAGACCAGCGCCATCTTTACCTCAAGTTAGGCAAACCGCATTCCAATACAATTGCGAGGACCTTCGCCGAAGGGCAGATGAGCGCACGGGTGACGAGCTTGCTTGGCTTCGGCGGTAAACCTGAAACATAACAATTTTGTCATCCATCACAAAAGAAAACGATTGAGAAAGCAACCCGTTTTCAACCGCCGTTTTAATTAAGCTTTTACTATATTGTCAATTGAATGTGGTAAATCAAATATGGAACTTTGCTTCATGGCTTAACGTTTTACATTGATTGCTCACCTTTCAGGCTGAAATTTCTCCGGTTCTGGCCAGATCTCGGGGTCCCTGTGAATGGCATACACTGGGATCATCACGAGGCAGCCTTTTAGAAAGAACTGGCCGTTGATAGTTCATGACTGGTTGCACGTACGACCAAGCCTACACATAAAAAACATATGTTGTCCTACGTCTAAATTGCAGATGGGACGGGGTTTGTTCAAAATATGTTCTGCGCATTCAGAAATACGCCTATCTTCGGGAATTACTATCCTTGAATCCTACCTCAAGCCAACCAACCCCTAGCCCCAGCCCTAGCACTAGTCCTAGAAATACGGGAAAAGGACTGCAGAAAAGAACGATGAGTTATTGTAAGAATTGGACTGCACAAAAACCAAGGGTGTAGTCAGGATTTAtccttggggggagggggcaaagTGATTTCTCAAGAACATTCGTCTCCAACTGAGACGTAACCTCCAAGACGAAAAAGCTTGATTGGACCCGGGCTCGGACTCGCCTTGTTATGCTCTATGATTTCGCTATGCAAAATATTTCAGAATGAATCAAAAATTAGATATTTTTAAGAAATCagatattatatatttttaagaaattttaaGGCCATGGAAATAAACCTGGAGAAGAACAGAAAGGTATCTACTCCTGAGCGTTTTGTTAAAATTTGGGTAAAAACCTTGAAATATTATTTGGCTTTATATTAGTTCCCAAGAcattggttggatgcatataaGACCATTCATCCCTTGAGGTAAAGGTATCCTGTGTCTTTTTTTGCATTTCTGTAGGCTTGTGTTTAGGACATTTCTCACGGCCGCCATAGGCCGGTTAAGCAGTTAATGGGTAAATGACGACAACAAAAATTGAAAGGAAGCAACCAGATACACACGCTATTTGCAATTCATACCTGGCAATATTGTAAAGAGACTTGGTTTGCCAAAATATCGTTGGGCATTGGATAAAAATTGATCATTAGGGTTTGTCTGTGTTTGGCAGTCGATACCAAACGCCGTAGAAACAATGGTCTCCATCGTAAACTTCACGTAAGTtctaaacaaaagaaaacaagcagTAAAATTATAAAACCTTATATCCTATAAAAATCTTCAATCCGTCGAATTATCAGGAAATATTTGAGAATGGGATTGGGGTTCATCGGCGACATTTTTTACCTACACACATCCACACTTTTGCCATCCTTGCAAGCTTGACCTAGTTGCTCCACCAGGATTCTGCAGGATTCACTTATCAATGGCACTACCtataaaaacaaggaaaaattagaaaaacaaCTGTAAAAGAAGGCTAGTGACAGAATCCAGCCGAAACTTAGGCATACTCAAAGTTTTAAAGCTGTGTAACATTACGCTGTAACGTGTTTCCTTGCTTTCCGTCCTCCCACCCTTACTTCCTTCTTCCCTTCTTTCTCTAGCCCACGACACTGTTTTTGTGCTCCCTTGAAGCACCAAAAATTTACTTCGCGGCTGACTATGTTATATCCAAAACGGAAAGCTTTTTCAAAGaatcgatttgagatttgacAATAATGGCGAGACCAAAATGGTCATTATCTCTACCGATTTCCATTAATTATAAACATTCCCACGAGCACACTAACCTGTTTGATCTTGACAGCGCTGAAGGTAGGAGTGACAATGTGACACTATCTTCGCCAATCGTCATCTTGCAAAGCAATCAGGTTCTTGTCGGTGGGTGCAGTTTGGGCAGATAGCGGTACTACCTTGAAAACAGAGCAACAAGACAAGGCCTTTAAGGAATGAGCGAAAGAAAAGTTAAACGCTGATAAACAGAGGTGTAATACAAATAGATAAATCTAAAATTAAGTTGAGTTCCATACATGGTGTTCCAGGTATTATGCTTCCAATATGCACGTCATAAATTTTTGTGTATTTAAATTGGCAGAATTGGCAGCGAAACTACTTATTTGGCAGCATTTCACGTCTAATATCcaaaaataaaagcatttCCATCAAGCATTGGTActctaaaaaaacgtttataaaATAGATTCGGCTGTGAAAAAAAAGGCCAGCTCAGCCTAGTTTAGGTGGAAATAGGGAAGTAATATTGAAAAATAACTTAACGATTACCCAGTACTTTTGATTGACGTGTCAACCTATCGCGTTACAAGGCCTCGTGGCCAAAACGCAAGACGCTTACGGGAGGATAAAATCGTCCGATTTTAGAATTATTCCATTATTTTTGGTATCTACGTTCTCAGATCTACGTGAACTGTTAGGTGAACGATACATGCTTTGTTAATTGCCTACATCCTGATTCTTACTATTGACGTGTATGTTCTCAGATCTACGTGAACTGTTATGTGAACGATACATGCTTTGTTAATTGCCTACATCCTGATTCTTACTATTGACGTGTATGTTATTAATGTTAATTGCTACTGTTATGATTCGTCCTAGTTTTACGTGTTGTTATGCATTTATTGCAGTTTTTACGTGAATCtagtaaataaatacaaacacTTTATTTAAACCACGGTACCTATTGGATTCCCAATTTCAAAGCCTGTCCTTATCATGGGCCCAAGCTGCGTATTAGGGTTCAAAACGTTTACAGGG from Nematostella vectensis chromosome 8, jaNemVect1.1, whole genome shotgun sequence encodes:
- the LOC5507430 gene encoding LOW QUALITY PROTEIN: thromboxane-A synthase (The sequence of the model RefSeq protein was modified relative to this genomic sequence to represent the inferred CDS: substituted 1 base at 1 genomic stop codon); the protein is MGTRAAILVADPEMAKQILVKEFDKFVNRGCHIVTPTFSAVKIKQVVPLISESCRILVEQLGQACKDGKSVDVCRTYVKFTMETIVSTAFGIDCQTQTNPNDQFLSNAQRYFGKPSLFTILPGCLVMIPVYAIHRDPEIWPEPEKFQPERFTAEAKQARHPCAHLPFGEGPRNCIGMRFAXLEVKMALVYILRHYRLERCPETVVPLQLQGFSYQDHKTSHVTAFTSRLQSLSYFQIQP